From Halomicrobium salinisoli, the proteins below share one genomic window:
- a CDS encoding DUF2891 domain-containing protein, translating to MDSFDSVDAETILGGRSDWIDADLAGRLAEHPLDGVETEFPHWIGAVDSPEAFDRPSDRHPVFYGCYDWHSAVHSHWCLVRLLRLFDDHPDESRIRECVGERLTAENVGRELERFEENPTFEKPYGWAWLMRLAAELYLWDDPVADEWRTTLRPLESRIVDLVESEFLTDERPFRVGTHENTAFALAGVVDYARVTGDGDLAAAAGERARAFYLEDSDYPVEYEPLGWDFLSPALTEADLVRRVLDPGEFAGWLDGFLPDVRAEPYDAVLDPVAVEPDSDEGVEYHLIGLNLSRAWCLAGVADALADHRDAEALERSAERHARRGVRQAFTDDYAGAHWLSSFAVYLLTRDEGGIAPAESRA from the coding sequence ATGGATTCGTTCGACTCGGTCGACGCCGAAACGATACTCGGTGGTCGGAGCGACTGGATCGACGCCGACCTCGCGGGGCGGCTCGCCGAACACCCGCTCGACGGCGTCGAGACGGAGTTCCCCCACTGGATCGGCGCCGTCGACTCGCCCGAGGCGTTCGACCGGCCCAGCGATCGGCATCCGGTGTTCTACGGCTGCTACGACTGGCACTCCGCCGTGCACAGCCACTGGTGTCTGGTCAGGCTGCTCAGGCTGTTCGACGACCACCCCGACGAATCCCGGATCCGGGAGTGCGTCGGCGAGCGGCTGACGGCCGAGAACGTGGGGCGCGAACTCGAGCGCTTCGAGGAGAATCCGACCTTCGAGAAGCCGTACGGCTGGGCCTGGCTCATGCGGCTGGCGGCGGAGCTATACCTCTGGGACGATCCCGTGGCCGACGAGTGGCGAACGACGCTCCGACCGCTCGAATCCCGGATCGTCGACCTCGTCGAGTCGGAGTTCCTCACCGACGAGCGGCCCTTCCGGGTCGGCACCCACGAGAACACCGCGTTCGCGCTCGCAGGCGTCGTCGACTACGCTCGGGTGACGGGAGATGGCGACCTCGCGGCCGCCGCCGGCGAGCGGGCGCGGGCGTTCTACCTCGAGGACAGCGACTACCCCGTCGAGTACGAGCCGCTGGGCTGGGACTTCCTGTCGCCGGCGCTGACGGAGGCCGACCTCGTGCGCCGCGTCCTCGACCCCGGCGAGTTCGCCGGCTGGCTCGACGGCTTCCTGCCCGACGTCCGAGCAGAGCCGTACGACGCCGTCCTCGATCCGGTCGCGGTCGAGCCCGACTCCGACGAAGGGGTCGAGTACCACCTGATCGGGCTGAACCTCTCGCGGGCGTGGTGCCTGGCCGGCGTCGCGGACGCGCTGGCCGACCACCGTGACGCCGAGGCGCTGGAGCGGAGCGCCGAGCGACACGCCCGCCGGGGCGTCCGGCAGGCCTTCACCGACGACTACGCGGGCGCCCACTGGCTGTCCTCGTTCGCCGTCTACCTGCTGACCAGAGATGAGGGCGGCATCGCGCCGGCGGAGAGCCGCGCGTAG
- a CDS encoding EF-hand domain-containing protein, whose protein sequence is MVDRGERGGGDQSRQRAGPTFTRRRALELAGAAVATGTVGTAASQTPVAARITETGDEYTLSGIDGSYRSSDLASAIDFALGRLSPGRSSRERIVVDASGRVSERITLPSNVALEFNGTITADGVIPLYADRAESITIRGYDLEGSPAMGMRIRRADDVVIDDVTMDVDSGIGIRIDDGYNDGTPETTTNVEIGTVEVAGTGSHGVETYGVEGIDVGTVRTTDTGGCGLLLNNTADATVEHVDATRADEGGGYAGFRCANDAGPNVTVERVDAVACGRGVFTVSGSEGITIEEVHLEDNGGNLIQDSRDVTIGGGAIVGTGGSGVRIDSRSSEDHPHTRNVTVENVEIRESGAWGVRETGPGTESNAIRNNAFCDNASGAVDVYADSTTVSGNSYECSDDPDGGTCEPTPIDPYLRVDGGEWQNAGEATVDAGAQVEFGPQPTEGGSWSWSGPRLSASSREVTVSPDETATYTATYTNDCGATSTYEFAVTVERDSGRRWPEGATDPDDDGLYEDINGNGEVDYSDVVDYFENMEELQDQVEYYDYNGNGEIDYADLVDLFQQV, encoded by the coding sequence ATGGTGGATAGGGGAGAACGCGGTGGGGGAGACCAGAGTCGTCAGCGAGCCGGACCGACGTTCACCCGGCGCCGTGCGCTCGAACTCGCGGGCGCGGCCGTCGCGACCGGAACGGTGGGGACGGCGGCGAGCCAGACGCCCGTCGCCGCGCGGATCACGGAGACGGGCGACGAGTACACCCTCTCCGGGATCGACGGATCCTACCGCAGCAGCGACCTGGCGTCCGCGATCGACTTCGCGCTCGGCCGGCTCTCGCCGGGCCGGTCGAGCAGAGAGCGGATCGTCGTCGACGCCTCCGGGCGAGTGAGCGAGCGAATCACGCTGCCGAGCAACGTCGCGCTGGAGTTCAACGGGACGATCACGGCCGACGGCGTGATCCCGCTGTACGCCGACCGAGCGGAGTCGATTACGATCCGCGGCTACGACCTCGAGGGCAGCCCCGCCATGGGGATGCGGATCCGTCGAGCCGACGACGTCGTGATCGACGACGTCACGATGGACGTCGACTCGGGGATCGGGATCCGCATCGACGACGGCTACAACGACGGGACGCCCGAGACCACGACGAACGTCGAGATCGGGACGGTCGAGGTCGCCGGCACCGGCTCCCACGGCGTCGAGACCTACGGCGTCGAGGGCATCGACGTCGGGACGGTGCGGACGACCGACACCGGCGGGTGCGGGCTCCTGCTCAACAACACCGCCGACGCCACGGTCGAGCACGTCGACGCCACGCGGGCCGACGAGGGCGGCGGCTACGCCGGCTTCCGCTGCGCCAACGACGCCGGCCCGAACGTCACCGTCGAGCGGGTCGACGCGGTCGCCTGCGGCCGCGGCGTCTTCACCGTCTCCGGCAGTGAGGGGATCACGATCGAGGAGGTCCACCTCGAGGACAACGGCGGCAACCTGATCCAGGACAGCCGCGACGTCACCATCGGCGGCGGCGCCATCGTCGGCACCGGCGGCTCCGGCGTCCGCATCGACTCCCGGAGCTCCGAGGATCATCCCCACACCCGGAACGTCACCGTCGAGAACGTCGAGATCCGCGAGAGCGGCGCGTGGGGCGTCCGCGAGACCGGCCCCGGGACCGAGAGCAACGCGATCAGGAACAACGCCTTCTGCGACAACGCCAGCGGCGCCGTCGACGTCTACGCCGACTCCACGACCGTCTCGGGCAACAGCTACGAGTGCAGCGACGACCCCGACGGCGGGACCTGCGAGCCGACGCCGATCGACCCCTACCTCCGGGTCGACGGCGGCGAGTGGCAGAACGCGGGCGAGGCGACCGTCGACGCGGGCGCGCAGGTGGAGTTCGGTCCCCAGCCGACCGAAGGTGGCTCCTGGTCGTGGAGCGGGCCCAGGCTCTCGGCGAGCAGCCGCGAGGTGACCGTCTCGCCCGACGAGACTGCCACCTACACCGCGACGTACACCAACGACTGCGGCGCCACGTCGACCTACGAGTTCGCCGTGACCGTCGAGCGCGACTCCGGACGGAGGTGGCCGGAGGGGGCGACCGATCCCGACGACGACGGCCTGTACGAGGACATCAACGGCAACGGCGAGGTGGATTACTCCGATGTCGTCGACTACTTCGAGAACATGGAGGAGCTGCAGGACCAGGTCGAGTACTACGACTACAACGGCAACGGCGAGATCGACTACGCCGACCTGGTGGATCTCTTCCAGCAGGTCTGA
- a CDS encoding cellulase family glycosylhydrolase produces MEHTYTRRDLLRTTAAGAIAGAGVAATGATASAEGASFGDGVNLQPSYFCSGDQELGWELMNQYPDIDTVRIEIEPFSFGEVATTVEDAKRWIDEAGENGKHVVATYHHYPDNGSADASALQNAAEFWVEHYETLSRDTDVVVNMMNEWGNHEVTADEYASAYDEAISTVREGTSYDGPIVCDAPGWGQGTYRLADAAEMIDDDDLILSAHVYPSAYNATTGQSLVPEDLDAMDETDYPCMIGEFGNYANSTGADWSAIVDYAKELGWPVIGWAWNGDGSDDPMNMADPYWGDDCSASSYTESDYFDVVYDKLGGGSTGDATAPSSPSNLSVTTSESSVTVAWSAASDAGGSGLAEYVVSVAGNETTVPAGTTEATVDGLDSGTEYEVSVVAVDSAGNESDPATVAATTDDGTSGATVSVVMPPANLVPGHERTASVLLSEAPGGVSGFDLTVSVSDTSVATIESAAVGGDVSSIGSEPAPSDDGSTAVISGADLSQSVSEGATEVELATVTLAGQSDGETDVGVDVSNLDGNAGDEISISTRSATLTVVSSGPDWPDGATDPDDDGLYEDLNGNGEVDYDDVVEYFGEMERDGIQRNVEYYDYNGNDQIDYADVVDLFTQVD; encoded by the coding sequence ATGGAACACACGTACACGCGACGCGATCTGCTACGGACGACCGCGGCGGGGGCGATAGCCGGTGCCGGCGTGGCAGCGACCGGCGCGACCGCTTCGGCCGAGGGCGCATCGTTCGGCGACGGCGTGAACCTGCAGCCGTCGTACTTCTGCAGCGGCGACCAGGAACTTGGCTGGGAGCTGATGAACCAGTACCCGGACATCGACACGGTCCGGATCGAGATCGAGCCGTTCTCGTTCGGCGAGGTGGCGACGACCGTCGAGGACGCCAAGCGCTGGATCGACGAGGCGGGCGAGAACGGCAAGCACGTCGTCGCGACGTACCACCACTACCCGGACAACGGCTCGGCCGACGCGTCGGCGCTGCAGAACGCCGCGGAGTTCTGGGTCGAGCACTACGAGACCCTCTCGCGGGACACCGACGTCGTCGTCAACATGATGAACGAGTGGGGCAACCACGAGGTCACGGCCGACGAGTACGCCTCGGCGTACGACGAGGCGATCAGCACGGTCCGGGAGGGGACGAGCTACGACGGACCGATCGTCTGCGACGCACCGGGATGGGGGCAGGGCACCTACCGGCTGGCCGACGCCGCCGAGATGATCGACGACGACGACCTGATCCTCTCGGCGCACGTCTACCCCAGCGCCTACAACGCGACGACGGGGCAGTCGCTGGTCCCCGAGGACCTCGACGCGATGGACGAGACCGACTATCCCTGCATGATCGGGGAGTTCGGCAACTACGCCAACAGCACCGGCGCCGACTGGTCGGCCATCGTCGACTACGCGAAGGAACTCGGGTGGCCGGTGATCGGCTGGGCCTGGAACGGCGACGGCTCCGACGATCCGATGAACATGGCCGACCCGTACTGGGGCGACGACTGCAGTGCGTCGTCCTATACGGAGTCGGACTACTTCGACGTCGTCTACGACAAGCTCGGCGGCGGGAGTACCGGGGACGCGACGGCCCCCTCATCGCCGTCGAACCTGTCGGTGACCACCTCGGAGTCGTCGGTGACGGTCGCCTGGAGCGCGGCCAGCGACGCCGGTGGTTCGGGGCTGGCCGAGTACGTCGTCTCTGTCGCCGGCAACGAGACGACCGTCCCCGCGGGCACGACCGAAGCGACCGTCGACGGGCTCGATTCGGGCACGGAGTACGAGGTGTCGGTGGTAGCGGTCGACAGCGCGGGCAACGAGTCCGATCCGGCCACCGTCGCGGCGACGACGGACGACGGCACCTCCGGGGCGACCGTCTCGGTCGTGATGCCGCCGGCGAATCTCGTCCCGGGCCACGAGAGGACCGCGTCGGTGCTGTTGTCGGAGGCCCCCGGGGGCGTCTCCGGGTTCGACCTGACAGTCAGCGTGTCGGACACGTCGGTGGCGACCATCGAGAGCGCGGCCGTGGGCGGTGACGTGAGTTCCATCGGCAGCGAGCCCGCGCCCAGCGACGACGGCTCGACGGCCGTCATCAGCGGTGCCGACCTCAGCCAGAGCGTCTCCGAGGGCGCGACCGAGGTCGAACTGGCGACGGTGACGCTGGCGGGGCAGTCCGACGGCGAGACGGACGTCGGCGTCGACGTCTCGAATCTGGACGGCAACGCCGGCGACGAGATCTCCATCTCGACGCGGAGCGCGACCCTGACGGTCGTCTCGTCCGGGCCGGACTGGCCCGACGGTGCGACCGACCCGGACGACGACGGCCTGTACGAGGACCTCAACGGCAACGGCGAGGTCGACTACGACGACGTCGTCGAGTACTTCGGCGAGATGGAGAGGGACGGCATCCAGCGCAACGTCGAGTACTACGACTACAACGGGAACGACCAGATCGACTACGCCGACGTGGTCGACCTGTTCACGCAGGTCGACTGA
- a CDS encoding cupin domain-containing protein: MGYHRVDPDSLAPTEDYPCDRRGVSDATDCSVLHLARYEMAPGERLPRTYHYHAQREEAFYVLRGRLHVETPEGEYEVPAGEVFVAEPESPHRAYNPDDADEPVAVVGTGAPRTDPALAYDPGEAAENERDGGD; the protein is encoded by the coding sequence ATGGGCTACCACCGCGTCGATCCGGATTCGCTGGCACCCACCGAGGACTATCCGTGCGACCGCCGCGGCGTCTCGGACGCGACCGACTGCTCGGTCCTGCACCTCGCGCGCTACGAGATGGCGCCCGGCGAGCGGCTTCCGCGGACCTACCACTACCACGCCCAGCGCGAGGAGGCGTTCTACGTCCTGCGCGGGCGGCTCCACGTCGAGACCCCCGAGGGCGAGTACGAGGTGCCCGCCGGCGAGGTCTTCGTCGCCGAACCGGAGAGCCCCCACCGGGCGTACAACCCCGACGACGCCGACGAACCGGTCGCCGTCGTCGGCACCGGCGCCCCCCGGACGGACCCGGCGCTCGCGTACGACCCCGGGGAGGCGGCGGAGAACGAACGCGACGGCGGGGACTGA
- a CDS encoding bifunctional 4-hydroxy-2-oxoglutarate aldolase/2-dehydro-3-deoxy-phosphogluconate aldolase gives MSKQDIQERIVESGVTAVLRGIDEDDIVPAATAIHEGGVTALEVTADGKRASEKIAAIDRELADTDAVVGAGTVMDAAAARNVIEAGAQFVLAPNLNEDVIEVCNRAGVLCVPGVMTPTEADRAMAAGADMLKMFPASTVGPDHIGAIQGPLGDVPIMPTGGVSTDNVADYFEAGAVAVGAGSALVDYDAIEREDWDGVRESAAAFVAAVEDARA, from the coding sequence ATGAGTAAACAGGATATTCAGGAGCGCATCGTCGAGAGCGGCGTCACCGCAGTCCTTCGGGGTATCGACGAAGACGACATCGTCCCCGCGGCGACGGCGATCCACGAGGGCGGCGTCACCGCGCTGGAGGTCACCGCCGACGGCAAGCGCGCCAGCGAGAAAATCGCGGCCATCGACCGCGAACTCGCTGACACCGACGCCGTCGTCGGCGCCGGCACGGTCATGGACGCCGCGGCCGCCCGCAACGTCATCGAGGCCGGCGCGCAGTTCGTCCTCGCGCCGAACCTCAACGAGGACGTGATCGAGGTCTGCAACCGCGCGGGGGTCCTCTGCGTCCCCGGCGTGATGACGCCGACCGAGGCCGACCGCGCGATGGCCGCCGGCGCGGACATGCTGAAGATGTTCCCCGCGTCGACGGTCGGTCCGGATCACATCGGTGCGATCCAGGGCCCGCTGGGCGACGTACCGATCATGCCGACCGGCGGCGTCTCGACCGACAACGTCGCCGACTACTTCGAGGCCGGCGCCGTCGCGGTGGGCGCGGGCTCCGCGCTCGTCGACTACGACGCCATCGAGCGGGAGGACTGGGACGGCGTCCGCGAGTCCGCCGCGGCGTTCGTCGCGGCCGTCGAGGACGCGCGGGCCTGA
- a CDS encoding cyclic nucleotide-binding/CBS domain-containing protein codes for MIDPEIEPAITRAARTVSPSTPVGEAAAHLRDPSVPALVVLDESDEVAGIVTESDLVALLAETDDPDAVDQCVSAPATTIRPTATVREAAERMRAAGVKRLPVVDGGAYCGLVTAATLTCRSLQSLPFASEASLRSASLLAPYCSRRTLDVERSDEPLAVDATAARSAAATE; via the coding sequence ATGATCGATCCCGAAATCGAACCAGCGATCACCCGGGCCGCCCGCACCGTCTCCCCGTCGACGCCGGTGGGGGAGGCCGCAGCGCACCTCCGGGACCCGTCGGTGCCCGCGCTCGTCGTCCTCGACGAGAGCGACGAGGTCGCCGGAATCGTCACCGAGTCCGACCTCGTGGCGCTGCTGGCGGAGACCGACGACCCCGACGCCGTCGACCAGTGCGTGTCCGCCCCCGCGACGACGATCAGGCCGACCGCGACCGTTCGCGAGGCGGCCGAGCGGATGCGCGCGGCCGGCGTGAAGCGCCTCCCCGTCGTCGACGGCGGCGCCTACTGCGGTCTCGTCACGGCGGCGACGCTCACGTGTCGCTCCCTACAGTCGCTCCCGTTCGCTTCCGAGGCCTCCCTGCGGTCGGCCTCGCTGCTCGCCCCGTACTGCTCGCGGCGCACCCTCGACGTGGAGCGGAGCGACGAACCGCTCGCGGTCGACGCCACGGCGGCCAGAAGCGCCGCCGCCACGGAATGA
- a CDS encoding NAD+ synthase, which yields MSTDADGPSRSTLRTEGFLDAEELAAARSGITSFVRERVDRAGADGVVVGLSGGVDSTLSAMLAVEALGSDRVVGLSMPCHKTDRPDSNEARTIAEGLGIEFEEVSLRPLLDQFEETAADALAATDGRGAPDAAGPEDQRNATRYAVGNAVARMRMLSLYYAANARSLLVLGTANRTELLTGYFTKHGDGGADLFPLGGLYKTEVRALARRVGVPSRIVAKASTAGFWAGQTDVDELGARYADVDALLHRVFDRARPVEAAVEGLEVDRATADDLLERCTDTWHKRRAPPIYRVGRRPAETDRRRDPTGAEAVPNIRETPWSGTDAGADADPLDGHGLDRDGLFQILCDERRRAILSVLYRRGGGIAVPDLVGALVEASGDEPVSPRHRQQVATALVHVHLPRLAGADLIDYDRRERTVRLTDVADRLEPLVAPLLA from the coding sequence ATGAGCACTGACGCCGACGGTCCGTCGCGATCGACGCTCCGGACCGAGGGCTTCCTCGACGCCGAGGAACTGGCCGCCGCCCGGTCGGGGATCACCTCGTTCGTCCGCGAGCGCGTCGATCGAGCGGGCGCCGACGGCGTGGTCGTCGGCCTCAGCGGCGGCGTCGACTCCACGCTCAGCGCGATGCTGGCCGTCGAGGCGCTGGGCAGCGACCGCGTGGTCGGCCTGAGCATGCCCTGTCACAAGACCGACCGGCCGGACTCGAACGAGGCCCGCACCATCGCCGAGGGGCTGGGCATCGAGTTCGAGGAGGTGTCGCTGCGGCCCCTGCTCGACCAGTTCGAGGAGACGGCTGCGGACGCTCTCGCGGCGACGGACGGCCGTGGGGCCCCGGACGCGGCCGGCCCGGAGGACCAGCGGAACGCGACCCGGTACGCCGTCGGCAACGCGGTCGCGCGCATGCGCATGCTCAGTCTCTATTACGCCGCCAACGCCCGTTCGCTGCTGGTGCTCGGCACGGCCAACCGCACGGAACTGCTCACCGGCTACTTCACGAAGCACGGCGACGGCGGCGCCGACCTGTTCCCGCTGGGCGGGCTCTACAAGACCGAGGTGCGGGCCCTCGCCCGCCGGGTGGGCGTCCCCAGCCGGATCGTCGCCAAGGCGTCGACGGCGGGGTTCTGGGCCGGCCAGACCGACGTCGACGAACTGGGCGCACGCTACGCCGACGTCGACGCGCTGCTCCACCGCGTCTTCGACCGCGCACGGCCGGTCGAGGCGGCCGTCGAGGGCCTCGAGGTCGACCGCGCGACGGCCGACGACCTCCTCGAGCGGTGCACCGACACCTGGCACAAGCGCCGGGCGCCGCCGATCTATCGGGTCGGACGCCGCCCGGCGGAGACGGACCGCCGTCGGGACCCGACCGGCGCCGAGGCGGTGCCGAACATCCGAGAGACGCCGTGGTCCGGGACCGACGCCGGAGCGGACGCCGACCCGCTCGACGGCCACGGCCTGGACCGCGACGGGTTGTTCCAGATCCTGTGCGACGAGCGTCGACGCGCGATCCTCTCGGTCCTGTACCGACGCGGCGGCGGAATCGCCGTCCCGGACCTCGTCGGGGCGCTTGTAGAGGCGTCCGGAGACGAGCCCGTCTCGCCCCGTCACCGCCAGCAGGTGGCGACCGCGCTGGTCCACGTCCACCTGCCGCGCCTCGCCGGCGCCGACCTGATCGACTACGACCGACGGGAGCGGACGGTCCGGCTCACCGACGTCGCTGACCGACTGGAACCGCTGGTGGCGCCGCTGCTGGCGTAG
- a CDS encoding Coenzyme F420 hydrogenase/dehydrogenase, beta subunit C-terminal domain has protein sequence MTSEDDRRESSEKASGSDRRERHASSDGDASGEGRLPGVPDGPGTDHSDVSGPEAHGDHGHSHDDHAHGGHDHGDAAESTDEGCGCGGSCGCGGHGDERTADSVEAVADGGAEAANVSSDGELDDLEFTEPAEGKSQDVEDGRPDEIVNPPEGAQPGTPSYSIRREMNDIETPDDKTWFMELDEAVIDEGRCIQCGTCVASCPSDSIGIGDDGLPELVKMCTGCSMCWDFCPRGGLRYERQWKITGGDDNVSGAGDPITEFSARVEDDWREGSQDGGVVTAVLISLLEAGEIDGALIATESDDEPWKAESFLATTPEELIANTGTIYNQTMALGNLGLDQWEHKLPDEDPEDLSLALVGTPCEIEGIRALQDFEWEYGGQEAGVRAVDYTIALMCTKNFNYHRLIGEQIREQRGIDPEEIGKMDVLHGELMAWDREGEMILQEDVEHFHDAALKGCDECADFTGYCADLTVGSVGSSDEYSSVIVRTEQGLDAWELTEEALDYHDLEDRSAVGKLQGWDKKKAFDSLERPFDPDAPRFIEYADHAENYGTELNPHEAGH, from the coding sequence ATGACTAGCGAGGACGACCGGAGGGAGTCCTCGGAGAAGGCGAGCGGGAGCGACCGCAGGGAGCGACACGCGAGCAGCGACGGCGACGCCAGCGGCGAGGGACGCCTGCCCGGCGTGCCCGACGGTCCAGGTACCGACCACAGCGACGTCAGCGGACCCGAGGCGCACGGCGACCACGGCCACTCGCACGACGACCACGCGCACGGCGGTCACGACCACGGCGACGCGGCCGAGTCGACCGACGAGGGCTGCGGCTGCGGGGGTTCGTGCGGTTGTGGCGGCCACGGCGACGAACGAACCGCTGACAGTGTCGAAGCGGTTGCGGACGGTGGTGCTGAAGCCGCCAACGTCTCGTCGGACGGCGAGCTCGACGACCTGGAGTTCACCGAGCCCGCCGAGGGCAAGAGCCAGGACGTCGAGGACGGGCGGCCGGACGAGATCGTGAATCCGCCCGAGGGCGCTCAGCCCGGGACCCCCTCGTACAGTATCCGGCGGGAGATGAACGACATCGAGACGCCGGACGACAAGACGTGGTTCATGGAGCTTGACGAGGCCGTCATCGACGAGGGGCGGTGCATCCAGTGTGGCACCTGCGTGGCGTCCTGTCCCTCCGACTCCATCGGCATCGGCGACGACGGGCTGCCGGAGCTGGTCAAGATGTGCACCGGCTGCTCGATGTGCTGGGACTTCTGTCCGCGTGGCGGGCTGCGCTACGAGCGCCAGTGGAAGATCACCGGCGGCGACGACAACGTCTCCGGCGCCGGCGACCCGATCACGGAGTTCTCCGCCCGCGTCGAGGACGACTGGCGCGAGGGATCGCAGGACGGCGGCGTCGTCACGGCCGTGCTGATCAGCCTGCTGGAGGCCGGCGAGATCGACGGCGCCCTCATCGCGACGGAGAGCGACGACGAGCCCTGGAAGGCCGAGTCGTTCCTCGCGACCACGCCCGAGGAGCTGATCGCGAACACCGGCACCATCTACAACCAGACGATGGCGCTTGGCAACCTCGGGCTCGACCAGTGGGAGCACAAGCTCCCCGACGAGGATCCCGAAGACCTGTCGCTGGCGCTGGTGGGGACGCCCTGCGAGATCGAGGGCATCCGCGCCCTGCAGGACTTCGAGTGGGAGTACGGCGGCCAGGAGGCCGGCGTCCGCGCGGTCGACTACACGATCGCGCTGATGTGCACCAAGAACTTCAACTACCACCGGCTCATCGGCGAGCAGATCCGGGAGCAGCGCGGCATCGACCCCGAGGAGATCGGCAAGATGGACGTCCTCCACGGCGAGCTGATGGCCTGGGACCGCGAGGGCGAGATGATCCTGCAGGAGGACGTCGAGCACTTCCACGACGCGGCGCTGAAGGGCTGCGACGAGTGCGCGGACTTCACGGGCTACTGCGCCGACCTGACCGTCGGATCGGTCGGCTCCAGCGACGAGTACTCCTCCGTCATCGTGCGCACCGAGCAGGGACTGGACGCCTGGGAACTGACCGAGGAGGCCCTCGACTACCACGACCTCGAGGACCGCTCGGCGGTCGGCAAGCTCCAGGGCTGGGACAAGAAGAAGGCCTTCGACTCGCTGGAGCGGCCCTTCGACCCGGACGCGCCGCGCTTTATCGAGTACGCCGACCACGCAGAGAACTACGGGACGGAGCTGAACCCCCACGAGGCCGGGCACTGA